Proteins encoded together in one Bacteroidota bacterium window:
- a CDS encoding glycosyltransferase, with amino-acid sequence MKNICIAYPNKTLTFSETFIKNQLNSIPHQNELTGGRWPYLDQDKKSIFKFLMSVDLIRGTIKHFFPTWYQSLYTKALIRFLKKNETEVLLAEYGPTGVSVYEGCKKAQVELVVHFHGYDASVKKILDEYKDSYCKMAETAKCIVAVSNDMRKQLSDLGINCPIWKIPYGIDTNRFVGSNPAQSKPVCVFVGRFTSKKAPFVTIKAFAEALKQVPDAKLIMVGNGELFEASVNLAKELKIAGSIDFKGVKTPQEIACILKEARMFVQHSVVSSTGDSEGTPNTILEASATGLPIVSTFHAGIKEAVIHEKTGFLVNEYDEEGMAHYITVLLKDPELAAKMGCSARQHILDNYELETQIKKLYDVLC; translated from the coding sequence ATGAAAAATATTTGTATTGCCTATCCGAACAAAACACTTACTTTTTCAGAAACATTTATAAAGAATCAGTTAAATTCAATTCCCCACCAAAATGAATTAACAGGTGGACGTTGGCCATATTTGGATCAGGATAAGAAAAGTATTTTTAAATTTTTAATGTCGGTTGATCTAATCAGAGGAACTATAAAACATTTTTTCCCAACCTGGTATCAGTCTTTATATACTAAGGCTTTAATCCGGTTTTTAAAAAAGAATGAAACGGAGGTTTTGCTGGCCGAATATGGGCCAACGGGAGTTTCTGTATATGAAGGATGTAAAAAAGCCCAGGTCGAATTGGTCGTACATTTTCATGGATATGACGCCAGTGTTAAAAAGATATTGGATGAATATAAGGACAGTTATTGTAAAATGGCTGAAACGGCCAAATGCATCGTAGCAGTTTCTAACGATATGCGCAAGCAATTGTCAGATTTAGGAATCAATTGCCCCATTTGGAAAATTCCTTATGGAATCGACACCAACAGGTTTGTCGGTTCTAACCCTGCCCAATCAAAACCGGTTTGTGTTTTTGTCGGTAGGTTTACGAGCAAAAAAGCCCCTTTTGTCACCATTAAAGCATTTGCAGAAGCGCTAAAACAGGTTCCTGATGCAAAATTAATAATGGTTGGAAACGGAGAACTTTTTGAGGCATCGGTTAATCTGGCAAAAGAGCTGAAGATAGCCGGCAGCATTGATTTCAAAGGTGTAAAAACGCCTCAGGAAATAGCTTGTATTTTGAAAGAAGCACGGATGTTTGTTCAACATTCGGTTGTTAGTTCAACGGGGGATTCAGAGGGTACCCCCAACACAATCCTGGAGGCCAGTGCCACTGGCCTGCCTATTGTCAGCACATTTCATGCCGGTATCAAAGAAGCTGTCATTCATGAAAAGACAGGTTTCCTTGTAAATGAATATGATGAAGAAGGAATGGCCCACTATATCACCGTTTTATTAAAAGATCCGGAATTGGCTGCTAAAATGGGATGTTCGGCCCGCCAACACATTCTTGATAATTATGAACTGGAAACTCAAATCAAAAAATTATATGATGTCCTTTGCTAA
- a CDS encoding chloride channel protein, whose amino-acid sequence MIRKIINQILYWRLKHIGNRTFLIIASALVGIISALAAVILKTAVHLLHGIPHYYQLYSNNNFWLFFFPILGVIVTIIIIKIFFQGKIEKGLGSIIYSVSHKSSRVEKTKTYSQLITSGFTVGLGGSAGLEAPIAITGAAIGSNISTFFNLGHRERTILLACGAASGIAAVFNSPIAGVLFALEVILTDFTVPSFIPLLISTATATIVSKLLYKGQLFYLISNDWYFHAIPFYIVLGIICGFLSVYMKRVTLSMESFFNSPKRHAFKRITGLVLLGLLIFLLPPLFGEGYSTIESLLKGSYSDLLNNSIFGALKNNPWGILSVTLMIILVKVIATSLTTDTGGNGGIFAPSLFTGALTGFGLSFFVNTIGISNLYVSNFVVVGMAGVMSGVVHAPLTAIFLIAEITGGYVLFIPLMIVSALAYFITRIFEPYSVYTKKLAQKGELLSEDKDSNVLKHLKVEDLIENDFITLNVNDKLQNLIDAFSISNRNVFPVINDEGEFFGIISLDNVKDLLFRTSLYNKLKLSVITQKIITIDYNENMDSVMAKFEKTKLWNLPVLKGKEYMGFLSRSNILTYYRQTLKRTGSGFL is encoded by the coding sequence ATGATTAGAAAAATAATAAACCAGATACTATATTGGCGGCTAAAACATATAGGCAACAGGACCTTCCTGATTATTGCCAGTGCCCTGGTCGGTATAATATCTGCCCTGGCTGCAGTAATCCTGAAAACAGCAGTTCATTTGTTGCATGGCATTCCCCATTACTATCAATTGTATTCAAACAACAATTTCTGGCTATTCTTCTTTCCAATTTTAGGGGTTATCGTCACGATAATTATCATTAAAATATTTTTTCAAGGGAAAATTGAAAAAGGATTAGGCAGTATCATTTATTCTGTTTCACATAAATCATCCAGGGTAGAAAAAACCAAAACCTATTCGCAACTGATAACCAGCGGATTTACGGTTGGCCTGGGTGGTTCGGCCGGACTGGAAGCGCCAATTGCCATAACCGGAGCAGCCATTGGTTCAAACATTTCTACATTCTTCAATTTAGGGCATAGGGAAAGGACCATATTACTGGCCTGCGGCGCTGCTTCCGGTATAGCGGCTGTATTCAACAGTCCTATTGCAGGGGTTTTGTTCGCTTTAGAGGTTATCCTTACTGATTTTACAGTTCCTTCGTTTATTCCCTTACTTATTTCGACGGCCACAGCGACCATCGTATCAAAGCTTCTTTATAAAGGGCAGCTGTTCTATCTGATATCAAACGACTGGTATTTTCATGCCATTCCCTTTTATATCGTTTTGGGAATCATCTGCGGATTTTTATCCGTATACATGAAAAGGGTTACCCTTTCTATGGAAAGCTTTTTTAACAGCCCCAAAAGACATGCCTTTAAGCGAATAACAGGACTGGTATTGCTGGGATTATTGATTTTCCTTTTACCGCCCCTGTTTGGAGAAGGATACTCCACCATTGAAAGCCTTTTGAAAGGTTCCTATTCCGACTTATTGAATAACAGCATTTTTGGTGCCTTAAAAAACAACCCCTGGGGAATTCTTTCAGTTACTTTAATGATTATCCTGGTGAAGGTTATAGCCACCTCCCTGACCACAGATACAGGCGGGAATGGCGGTATATTTGCCCCTTCCTTGTTTACAGGAGCATTGACCGGTTTCGGACTCTCGTTTTTTGTCAATACCATTGGGATCAGCAACCTGTATGTCTCAAACTTTGTTGTTGTTGGTATGGCAGGTGTAATGAGCGGTGTTGTACATGCCCCGTTGACGGCCATATTCCTGATCGCTGAAATTACCGGAGGATATGTACTCTTTATTCCCTTAATGATAGTCTCGGCACTGGCCTATTTTATTACCAGGATTTTTGAACCCTATTCTGTGTATACCAAAAAGCTGGCTCAAAAGGGTGAATTGCTCAGCGAAGACAAAGACAGCAATGTTTTGAAACATCTTAAGGTTGAAGATTTAATTGAAAATGATTTTATAACCTTAAATGTCAACGACAAACTGCAAAATCTGATTGATGCTTTTTCAATAAGCAACAGAAATGTATTCCCGGTAATTAATGATGAGGGGGAATTTTTCGGAATCATTTCACTGGACAATGTAAAAGACTTGCTTTTCAGAACAAGTCTTTATAACAAACTCAAATTAAGCGTTATTACACAAAAAATCATCACCATTGATTACAACGAAAACATGGATTCGGTGATGGCTAAATTTGAAAAGACCAAACTCTGGAACCTCCCCGTTTTGAAAGGGAAAGAATATATGGGTTTCTTATCGCGTTCCAATATTCTTACTTATTATAGACAAACCCTTAAAAGAACAGGATCCGGTTTTTTATAA
- a CDS encoding NUDIX domain-containing protein has product MNQWFVLIRQLLPGLLPLLIFIAADEIWGTKTGLLVAIGLGLIELIAGFLKEKKIDKFVLLDLGLIIATGGISLWLDNDFFFKMKPVIIDAITCIMIGAAAFLPGNFMLDMSKRYFKNININPWQQILFKKSMIVFFIMLVMYTLITLWAVIYGTTREWGLVSGPGFFVLFGIFMAYEIIQKRIQRNAYARDEWLPLVDEQGKVLGSAPRGVVHHHTMLLHPVVHLHVINHGKIYLQKRSLRKLVQPGKWDTAVGGHIGAGEQVDVSLRREAYEEIGLKDFNAQLVFNYVWESQIEKELVFTYLTQFSGPFKPNAEEVDEGRFWSTEEIEKNIGNEIFTPNFEKEFLMLKQVIPRMKWN; this is encoded by the coding sequence ATGAATCAATGGTTTGTACTGATCCGTCAACTGTTGCCAGGTTTATTGCCGCTGCTGATCTTCATCGCTGCTGATGAAATATGGGGGACAAAAACAGGATTGCTGGTGGCAATCGGCTTAGGTTTGATAGAATTGATTGCGGGATTTCTTAAGGAAAAGAAAATTGACAAGTTCGTTTTGCTTGATTTGGGGCTCATTATAGCTACCGGAGGCATATCCCTTTGGCTGGACAACGATTTCTTTTTTAAGATGAAACCGGTCATTATTGATGCAATCACCTGTATCATGATCGGAGCAGCAGCTTTTTTGCCCGGGAACTTCATGCTGGACATGTCCAAAAGGTATTTCAAAAATATAAACATCAATCCCTGGCAGCAGATACTTTTCAAAAAAAGTATGATAGTTTTCTTTATCATGCTGGTGATGTATACTTTGATCACACTTTGGGCAGTCATTTATGGCACAACCCGCGAATGGGGTTTGGTAAGCGGGCCGGGATTTTTTGTACTTTTTGGAATATTCATGGCCTATGAAATTATCCAAAAGCGGATACAACGGAATGCGTATGCCCGCGATGAATGGTTGCCCCTGGTAGATGAACAGGGCAAAGTACTGGGAAGTGCACCCCGCGGGGTTGTCCACCATCATACCATGTTGTTGCATCCGGTAGTTCATCTGCATGTGATCAATCATGGAAAAATATACCTGCAAAAGCGTTCGCTTCGCAAACTGGTACAACCCGGGAAGTGGGATACAGCTGTGGGCGGGCATATTGGTGCAGGCGAACAGGTGGATGTCTCCTTGCGCCGTGAGGCATACGAGGAAATTGGTTTAAAAGATTTTAATGCACAATTGGTCTTTAATTATGTCTGGGAAAGCCAGATTGAAAAAGAACTGGTTTTTACTTATCTGACCCAATTCTCCGGACCTTTCAAACCCAATGCCGAGGAAGTGGACGAGGGCCGTTTCTGGTCAACCGAAGAAATAGAAAAAAATATTGGGAATGAAATATTTACCCCTAATTTCGAGAAAGAATTTCTTATGCTGAAACAGGTCATTCCCCGGATGAAATGGAATTAA
- the nadD gene encoding nicotinate (nicotinamide) nucleotide adenylyltransferase encodes MKIGLFFGSFNPIHIGHLAIANYIVEYSDIDQLWFIISPQNPFKKKSSLLADYHRLEMVNMAIADYPKFRASDIEFKLPKPSFTIDTLAYLHEKYPQHSFVLIIGSDQLPTFDKWKNFEEIIANYTRYIYPRPGSEKYRLNPVENAQWFDAPLLDISSSFVRQAIKEKKELSFFLPPRVFDYIRQMHFYEK; translated from the coding sequence ATGAAAATAGGTTTATTTTTTGGATCGTTTAATCCCATCCATATAGGGCATTTGGCTATAGCCAACTATATTGTTGAATACTCGGATATCGACCAGCTGTGGTTTATTATCAGCCCTCAAAATCCGTTCAAGAAAAAAAGCAGCCTGCTGGCCGATTATCACCGGCTCGAAATGGTGAATATGGCCATAGCCGACTACCCCAAATTCAGGGCCTCAGATATCGAATTCAAATTGCCCAAACCTTCCTTTACAATTGATACACTGGCCTATTTACATGAAAAATATCCTCAGCATAGCTTTGTACTCATCATTGGTTCCGACCAATTGCCTACTTTCGATAAATGGAAAAATTTTGAAGAAATAATTGCCAATTATACCCGCTACATCTATCCCAGGCCGGGAAGCGAGAAATACCGTTTAAATCCGGTTGAAAATGCCCAATGGTTTGATGCACCCCTGTTGGATATATCTTCAAGCTTCGTCCGCCAGGCCATAAAAGAAAAAAAGGAGCTTTCTTTCTTTTTGCCCCCCCGGGTTTTTGACTATATCCGCCAAATGCACTTTTACGAAAAATAA
- the gmk gene encoding guanylate kinase: MSGKLIIFSGPSGTGKTTIVKNMLQKNPGLEFSISACSRAKREGEVNGKDYYFLTSEEFKNKIDKGEFIEWQEVYAGNYYGTLKTEIERIHNKGHHVVFDIDVKGAINIKKMFPGNSLSLFIMPPSLDELKNRLVKRSTENAQTLSKRLAKAEEEISFSEKFDKVIVNKNLDTACLETYIAIEDFIHQP, encoded by the coding sequence ATGTCTGGCAAACTAATTATATTTTCAGGTCCTTCCGGAACAGGAAAAACGACTATAGTTAAAAATATGCTTCAAAAAAATCCTGGCCTTGAATTTTCCATCTCTGCCTGTAGCAGAGCAAAGCGGGAAGGCGAAGTTAACGGCAAGGACTATTATTTCCTGACCTCCGAAGAGTTTAAAAACAAGATTGATAAAGGTGAATTTATTGAGTGGCAGGAAGTTTATGCAGGCAACTATTATGGAACCTTGAAAACAGAAATCGAAAGGATTCACAACAAAGGCCATCATGTTGTCTTTGACATAGATGTCAAAGGGGCGATAAATATTAAAAAAATGTTTCCCGGCAATTCTTTATCACTGTTTATAATGCCTCCCAGCCTGGATGAATTAAAAAACAGGCTGGTAAAGCGTTCGACAGAAAATGCACAAACCCTTTCCAAGCGGCTTGCCAAAGCAGAAGAAGAAATTTCATTTTCCGAAAAATTTGATAAGGTCATTGTCAATAAAAATCTTGACACGGCCTGTTTGGAAACCTACATTGCCATTGAAGATTTTATTCATCAGCCATAG
- a CDS encoding YicC/YloC family endoribonuclease translates to MLRSMTGYGKAVTDFCNKKITIEIKSLNSKQLESSFKLPYLYKEKELELRNRLLEVLQRGKIDVSLSIDQSDEEQVAKINVAVVKNYYSQISSLKEELGLTERNDILPIILKLPDSLKTEKQELNQEEWNAIQAIFKTALEELDSFRMQEGAALKKDLTKRVALIEEYLNAITPFEQQRIENIKKRLNQNLKEFFSNETIDQNRFEQELIYFLEKLDITEEKVRLKNHIKYFRETIEEEGAVGKKLGFIAQEMGREINTIGSKANDSDMQKLVVKMKDELEKIKEQLMNVL, encoded by the coding sequence ATGCTTAGATCTATGACTGGTTACGGCAAGGCTGTAACCGATTTCTGTAACAAAAAAATCACTATTGAAATTAAATCTCTTAATAGCAAACAACTGGAATCCAGTTTCAAACTCCCATATTTATACAAAGAAAAAGAACTAGAATTACGCAACAGGCTCCTTGAAGTTTTGCAAAGGGGGAAAATTGATGTAAGCCTTAGTATCGATCAAAGTGACGAAGAACAAGTGGCAAAAATTAATGTGGCCGTGGTAAAAAATTATTACAGCCAGATTTCCAGCTTAAAAGAAGAACTAGGCCTGACAGAAAGAAATGACATTTTGCCCATCATCCTTAAATTGCCGGATTCACTCAAGACAGAAAAACAGGAACTTAACCAGGAAGAATGGAATGCAATACAGGCAATTTTTAAGACAGCCCTTGAAGAATTAGATTCCTTCAGAATGCAGGAAGGTGCTGCCCTGAAAAAAGATTTAACCAAGCGGGTTGCTCTTATTGAAGAATACCTCAATGCGATTACGCCTTTCGAACAACAAAGGATAGAAAACATTAAGAAAAGACTTAACCAAAACCTCAAAGAATTTTTTTCCAATGAAACCATTGATCAAAACCGCTTTGAGCAGGAGCTTATTTATTTTCTTGAAAAATTAGATATTACTGAAGAAAAGGTCAGGTTAAAAAATCACATCAAATATTTCCGGGAAACCATTGAGGAAGAAGGTGCAGTGGGGAAAAAGCTGGGATTTATCGCCCAGGAGATGGGAAGAGAAATTAACACCATCGGTTCCAAAGCAAACGATTCGGATATGCAGAAGTTGGTTGTAAAAATGAAGGATGAGCTGGAAAAAATCAAAGAACAACTGATGAACGTGCTTTAA
- a CDS encoding type IX secretion system membrane protein PorP/SprF, with translation MKKTAAILSIAMGTLVSAYSQDPQFTQFYSNKMYLAPSFVGATQQNRITSNIRDQWVGLKNSYLTYTLSYEHYFLNFNSGLGVILMRDQAGAGNLNLTGIGLQYSYDFKILETCHVRPGLQFTYLRQGLNFSKLLFSDQMHPNGDDPSSIEVPTIPSNGAADAASSVLFYSENYWIGASFDHLLHPDLSLSSEKAYINLKTSVFGGVTLIRRGKLLSPIGETVSLAFLYKQQKIESGSYFRQMDCGLYWYKKPLVLGFWYRGIPIMKGNRSDALAALIGLKSKYINIGYSYDFTVSRLIGNSQGSHELSLVYEFSKPHKKKKIHAIPCPEF, from the coding sequence GTGAAGAAGACTGCCGCAATATTATCAATAGCAATGGGGACTTTAGTATCAGCATACTCCCAGGATCCTCAATTTACCCAGTTTTATTCGAATAAAATGTACCTGGCCCCTTCTTTTGTTGGAGCAACGCAACAAAACAGAATCACCTCCAATATACGCGACCAATGGGTAGGCTTAAAAAATTCCTACCTAACTTATACTTTATCTTACGAACATTATTTTCTGAATTTTAACAGTGGTTTAGGGGTTATCCTCATGCGTGACCAGGCAGGGGCAGGAAATCTTAATCTTACCGGCATTGGGCTGCAATATTCCTACGATTTTAAAATACTGGAAACCTGTCATGTCCGGCCAGGCTTACAATTCACCTACCTGCGGCAGGGATTAAACTTCTCCAAATTATTATTCAGCGACCAGATGCACCCCAACGGCGATGACCCTTCCTCCATTGAAGTACCCACAATTCCATCAAACGGAGCAGCGGATGCTGCCAGTTCCGTACTTTTTTATTCTGAAAACTACTGGATTGGCGCCTCCTTTGACCACCTTTTACATCCCGACCTCTCCCTTTCCAGTGAAAAAGCATACATCAACCTTAAAACTTCTGTTTTTGGGGGAGTCACCCTGATCCGCAGAGGCAAACTACTATCGCCCATTGGGGAAACCGTTTCTTTGGCTTTCTTATATAAACAACAAAAAATTGAATCGGGAAGCTATTTCAGGCAAATGGATTGTGGCTTATACTGGTATAAAAAACCTCTTGTTCTTGGCTTCTGGTACAGGGGCATACCCATCATGAAAGGAAACCGCAGTGATGCATTAGCTGCATTAATCGGACTTAAGTCAAAGTATATTAATATCGGGTACAGCTATGATTTTACGGTTTCCCGCCTGATCGGAAATTCACAAGGCTCCCATGAATTATCGCTGGTTTATGAATTTAGCAAACCTCACAAAAAGAAAAAAATCCATGCTATTCCCTGTCCTGAATTTTAA
- a CDS encoding phosphatidylglycerol lysyltransferase domain-containing protein has protein sequence MLKKKTFWQVVLAILMLALCVFFIKNEHIELLGIRKTLEKCRLPYVLLGIFVTGLYIALQGYMYVKSFRTIGSKVKLSSTIMLFLKRNLVSVFLPAGGFSSLAFFTKNIEKQNINKTQIYYASYIYAICGLISVAVVAIPILLFMLFKHSLTSNELVAFTALLVLIAILAYLAYSLVKKGKIYQLALKFFPGFALTIDELESHEFNIKQFLLTNLVSLFIEFVGIAHLYIAMLALGLPASLEIASIGYVIMVMLLIVSPFLRGMGAIEVSMTYILVQYGFSTIVAASTTLLFRFFEFWLPLFAGIFSFFVKKDSLFFRVFPAITIFFLGIINIISAITPAIPSRLRLLQTIIGNDFIYASNYLVLLFGLVLCVLSIYLLKGVKNAWRIAVVVSFLSLFGHLSKAIDYEEAILSFFAFAVLLITRKSYTTLHDKRFQRRSLTSISIVIIAVFIYGIAGFYFLDKRHFGIDFDLKDALSSLLKLFFLFDSSALVPKTHFASWFLDSIYISGFMAISFVIYSLIKPYVQKPETEKKDFEKGRELVEQYGKSALDYFKTYFDKVIFYSEKSEGFISYTIAKNFAMVLENPVCKDEESFKILLNEFDRYCNNNGLKAAYYRVPEESLPIYEALGKNHLIIGQEAIIDLNTFSLEGGKMKSIRNAMNKVENSGFHLKIYTPPLKSGLVQKLQQVSEEWLRTNNREELVFSQGLFHPELIRENIVLTVENEEEKVVAFVNLIPDKVPGEGTFDLIRKSDDAPNGAIDYLHIKMFQYFKQLGYSRVNLGMAPMSGIDKAGKISEKTIKFAYENFRQFEHYKGLREYKDKFFPYWVNKYLIYSDVYDLLQIPSAMNEITRLDEDKRELLEKQ, from the coding sequence ATGTTAAAGAAAAAAACTTTTTGGCAGGTTGTACTTGCGATATTAATGTTGGCACTATGTGTGTTTTTTATTAAGAATGAACACATTGAACTGCTTGGCATAAGGAAGACATTGGAAAAATGCAGATTGCCCTATGTTTTATTAGGCATCTTTGTTACCGGACTATATATAGCTTTACAGGGATACATGTATGTTAAAAGTTTTCGCACCATTGGCAGTAAAGTAAAATTGAGCAGCACCATCATGTTGTTTTTAAAACGCAACCTGGTGAGTGTTTTTTTACCTGCCGGGGGCTTTTCCTCACTTGCTTTTTTCACAAAAAACATTGAGAAACAAAATATTAATAAAACTCAAATTTATTATGCTTCCTATATCTATGCAATATGCGGATTGATATCCGTGGCCGTTGTTGCCATCCCCATCCTGCTTTTCATGCTCTTCAAGCACAGCCTGACCTCAAATGAGCTGGTTGCCTTTACTGCACTGCTGGTTCTGATTGCAATCCTGGCTTATCTGGCCTATTCCCTGGTCAAGAAAGGGAAAATATACCAGCTGGCCTTAAAATTTTTCCCCGGCTTTGCCCTGACCATTGACGAACTCGAATCTCATGAATTCAATATCAAACAATTCCTGCTTACCAACCTTGTTTCTCTATTCATCGAATTTGTAGGGATTGCCCACTTATATATCGCCATGTTGGCACTAGGTTTACCGGCCAGCCTTGAGATTGCTTCAATAGGATATGTCATCATGGTTATGTTGCTTATTGTATCTCCTTTCTTAAGAGGTATGGGAGCCATAGAGGTTTCAATGACCTATATCCTGGTTCAATATGGATTCTCGACTATAGTGGCTGCTTCTACCACTCTGCTTTTCAGATTCTTTGAATTCTGGCTTCCCCTGTTTGCGGGTATATTCAGTTTTTTTGTCAAGAAAGACAGCCTGTTTTTCAGGGTTTTCCCTGCAATAACTATTTTCTTCCTGGGCATCATCAATATCATATCTGCCATTACGCCGGCAATCCCCAGCCGGTTAAGGCTGCTGCAAACCATCATTGGAAATGACTTTATATATGCTTCCAACTATCTTGTATTGTTATTTGGCCTGGTACTCTGTGTTCTTTCAATTTATCTGCTCAAAGGGGTGAAAAATGCCTGGCGCATAGCTGTGGTGGTTTCCTTTTTATCACTTTTCGGACATTTATCCAAAGCCATAGATTATGAGGAAGCCATACTGAGCTTTTTTGCTTTTGCTGTACTGCTTATAACAAGGAAATCATATACCACCCTGCATGATAAACGATTTCAGCGCAGAAGCCTGACCAGCATTTCAATAGTGATTATTGCCGTATTCATTTACGGAATTGCAGGTTTTTATTTCCTGGATAAACGGCATTTCGGTATTGACTTCGATTTAAAAGATGCTCTTTCATCATTGCTAAAATTATTTTTCCTCTTCGATAGTTCAGCACTGGTGCCCAAAACACATTTTGCAAGCTGGTTTCTCGATTCAATCTATATTTCCGGATTTATGGCAATCAGCTTTGTAATTTATTCGCTGATCAAACCTTATGTCCAAAAACCCGAAACAGAAAAAAAAGATTTTGAAAAAGGACGGGAATTGGTTGAACAATATGGCAAATCAGCTTTGGATTACTTCAAAACTTATTTTGATAAAGTCATTTTTTATTCTGAAAAATCCGAAGGTTTTATTTCCTATACCATTGCCAAGAATTTTGCAATGGTGCTTGAAAACCCGGTATGTAAAGACGAGGAATCATTTAAAATACTGCTCAACGAATTTGACCGCTATTGCAACAACAATGGGTTAAAAGCTGCCTATTACAGGGTACCGGAAGAAAGTCTGCCCATTTATGAAGCTTTAGGCAAAAACCACCTAATTATTGGCCAGGAAGCCATCATTGACCTTAACACCTTTTCGCTCGAAGGAGGGAAAATGAAATCCATCAGAAATGCAATGAATAAAGTTGAAAATTCGGGCTTTCATTTAAAAATATACACCCCCCCTCTTAAAAGCGGACTTGTTCAGAAACTTCAACAGGTTTCTGAGGAATGGCTCAGGACCAATAACCGGGAAGAACTGGTTTTTTCACAGGGCCTGTTTCATCCTGAGCTGATCAGAGAAAACATTGTACTTACGGTGGAAAATGAAGAAGAAAAAGTTGTGGCCTTCGTTAATTTAATACCAGATAAAGTTCCGGGTGAAGGAACATTCGATCTGATCCGCAAATCAGACGATGCACCCAATGGGGCCATAGATTATCTGCACATCAAAATGTTTCAATATTTTAAACAACTGGGATATTCCAGGGTTAATCTGGGCATGGCCCCCATGAGCGGGATTGACAAGGCAGGGAAAATATCTGAAAAGACCATCAAATTTGCTTATGAGAATTTCAGACAATTTGAACACTATAAAGGCCTGAGGGAATATAAAGATAAATTCTTTCCGTATTGGGTAAATAAATACTTAATATACAGCGATGTATACGATCTTTTGCAAATTCCCTCTGCCATGAATGAAATTACCCGTTTGGATGAAGACAAAAGGGAACTGCTTGAAAAACAATAA
- a CDS encoding AcvB/VirJ family lysyl-phosphatidylglycerol hydrolase codes for MNKLLLFVSLFFSVSDGFALKSNPANFQCFAYHQETLNNPVNTGYSNGASRSSSVNQFIHVTQAITDPGKPLAFFISGDRGWTDFDQSLANRLAQKHIPCIGLDALHYFWSEKNPQKVAADIAPFIQNYMHTWGKSKILLVGYSFGADVLPFVADKLPFILKDKIQALALLSPSEKAGFEIHVSDMLSIGNRKDVYNVVDEIRRLKYFPTLCIFGKDEETKFPEKLRGKNIHFLFTQGGHHFSNSFDEIIRFIMKEM; via the coding sequence ATGAATAAGTTGTTGTTGTTTGTGTCGTTGTTTTTTTCTGTCTCCGATGGATTTGCCTTAAAAAGCAACCCTGCAAATTTTCAATGTTTTGCTTATCACCAGGAAACATTAAATAACCCCGTAAATACAGGTTATTCCAACGGGGCTTCCCGCTCCTCTTCAGTCAATCAGTTTATTCATGTAACACAAGCTATCACGGATCCGGGCAAACCACTGGCCTTTTTTATTTCAGGAGACAGAGGCTGGACGGATTTTGATCAGTCCCTGGCAAATCGCCTTGCCCAAAAACACATTCCGTGCATAGGATTAGATGCCCTGCATTATTTCTGGTCTGAAAAGAATCCACAAAAAGTGGCCGCTGATATTGCCCCTTTTATCCAGAATTATATGCATACCTGGGGAAAATCAAAAATACTTCTGGTCGGTTATTCATTTGGAGCCGATGTATTACCTTTTGTCGCTGATAAATTGCCCTTTATTTTAAAAGATAAAATTCAGGCCTTGGCCTTACTTTCTCCAAGCGAAAAAGCAGGATTTGAAATTCATGTTAGCGATATGCTCAGCATTGGGAACAGAAAAGATGTTTATAATGTGGTAGACGAAATAAGAAGGTTGAAATATTTCCCCACTCTTTGTATCTTTGGTAAAGATGAAGAAACCAAGTTCCCTGAAAAATTAAGAGGGAAAAACATTCATTTTCTGTTTACCCAGGGAGGGCATCATTTCTCAAATAGTTTTGATGAAATTATACGGTTTATCATGAAAGAAATGTAG
- a CDS encoding DUF4492 domain-containing protein, whose translation MKKTLRQIFSFYYEGFKAMTVGRTLWAIIIFKLFLIFFVLKLFFFPDFLKKKFDNNVQRGNYVIEQLIKR comes from the coding sequence ATGAAAAAAACATTAAGGCAAATATTTTCCTTTTATTATGAAGGTTTTAAAGCAATGACTGTTGGCAGAACCTTATGGGCAATCATCATTTTCAAGTTGTTTCTTATTTTTTTCGTTCTGAAACTTTTCTTTTTCCCCGATTTTCTGAAGAAAAAATTCGATAATAACGTTCAACGTGGCAATTATGTTATAGAACAATTAATTAAAAGGTAA